A region of the Gammaproteobacteria bacterium genome:
ACCATCTTCGGATCTTCTTCCACTATCTTTTTGGCCCGCTTCACCTGTTCAAGTTCCCTTTTACTGGCACCTGGCAACATGTCGTGTTCTTCTTCGCTGCTCAACATTAACTGCTCATCCCCCGGCGACGCGATTGTCGCGCCGCCTTCAGGCGCCATTGGCAACGGTTGCATGGACGCCGACTCCGGTGCCTGAGACAGCTTGTTAAATGTTGGTTTTAACACCCCGAATATCAATAATAGCAAGCTCAAAAGGGCGACAACCGGCTTCCAAAGTGCCTTGAAAATTGGTTGTTCATAAAATGGTGGTGGCGGTGTTTCAGGCAATTGCGCCGGAGGCACAAAGTCAAAAGTGTCGACTATCACAGAATCACCCCTAGCTGCTTCAAACCCAACAACACTTTCAACCAAACGACGGATTCTCTCTATTTCTTCTTTGGGGCGTGGTACGCGCTGGGTGTCACCATTTTCGTCCGTTTTTGTCAGATAGTTGAGCCCAACCGCCACGTTGATTTTTGCCACGCGACCAATCGCTTGCCGGACGTGACTGATTGTCGTGTCCAATTGATACCGACGCTGTGACTCAACCCGTCGTTTTATAGTGCCAGAACTTGCCTTTTCACCTGCAGAATTGGCCGCTCCCGTCTCAGGAATCTGGGCAGCGGCTGGTGGTTGATTAGACAGTGCCCCGGGAATACCAGCCGCCTCGCCTTCGCCATTTGTAGACTCCATCAGTTTCTCTTCTGTCACGGCGGGCTCATCGGGATTAAACAGCTGTTGGGTTTGCTCCTTTTCAGTAAAGTCCAGATCAACGGTCACTTGCGCGGTAAAATTTTCTGGCCCGACAATCGGGCTCAACAATTCGGCGATTTTTTGCTCAAGTTCCTTTTGTTTTTTTAATTCGGCCTTGAATTCTTTATCAATCGCCCGTGTCTCCGCATCGTTGCTTGACGTGTTGTACAAACGACCAAATTGATCTGTGACCGCAACGCGATGACGTTCAAGTCCCGGAACGGCACCCACCACCAGGTCAACGATCGCTTCGGCCTGTTCTTCCTTGAGTGGGCTATTGGTAAATAGTTGCAATGCCACACTGGCACGGGGTTGCTCTTTACGGCCAATAAAGCTGCTCCGTACCGGAATCGCAATGTGGACTGTGGCCGCTTTGACTCCAGCAAAACGCGAAATGCTTGCCGCCAGCTCATTTTCTTTGGCGCGCAATAAACGTGCTTGCTCTAAGCGCTGGCTGACCCCAAATCCACTGTCCTGTTTCAAA
Encoded here:
- the fliF gene encoding flagellar M-ring protein FliF; protein product: MAEEKALIDPDATPPLLPGMANLSVLRQAGILLGIAASVALGVAVALWSQTAEMKPVGHFSPDKLSDVINYLEQNKVDYKLSPDGTLMVEEAKLQKVKLDLTAQGLTGVGAADQFLKQDSGFGVSQRLEQARLLRAKENELAASISRFAGVKAATVHIAIPVRSSFIGRKEQPRASVALQLFTNSPLKEEQAEAIVDLVVGAVPGLERHRVAVTDQFGRLYNTSSNDAETRAIDKEFKAELKKQKELEQKIAELLSPIVGPENFTAQVTVDLDFTEKEQTQQLFNPDEPAVTEEKLMESTNGEGEAAGIPGALSNQPPAAAQIPETGAANSAGEKASSGTIKRRVESQRRYQLDTTISHVRQAIGRVAKINVAVGLNYLTKTDENGDTQRVPRPKEEIERIRRLVESVVGFEAARGDSVIVDTFDFVPPAQLPETPPPPFYEQPIFKALWKPVVALLSLLLLIFGVLKPTFNKLSQAPESASMQPLPMAPEGGATIASPGDEQLMLSSEEEHDMLPGASKRELEQVKRAKKIVEEDPKMVAALVQNWIEEDNE